TCATTCAACTATTTTTCATTTCAAACTCATTTCATTTTGAAACACACTCATAGCAAGTATTCTTATATTATGCTATACTAATTAAAAATAATTTGTATAAGTTCGTTTTACAGGAGGAAAAAATGTCAGGTATTGCATTATTTGTCCCAGATCAAGATATGTATGCACAAGCTGAAAACCTTATTAAAAATCTCAAAAACAATCATATCTCATTACTTAAGTTAATACACACAGAAGATGCGACGACCGAGGCCCGAAACGCGATTGTCGATGGCATCAATATTATCATCGCAAGAGGCCGCCAGGCAGTTGAAATAAAAAATAATACCAATGTAACCGTAACAAATATTATCGTAACCGCCCAAGAACTGGGCCTTTTAATTATGAAAGCCAAAAGCCTTATTAATAAAGATCACATCACGATCGGCCTTTTTGGCTGGGGGGATATGTTCTGCGATACAACCTATTTTGAACAGTTATATAATATTACCTTAAAGCGTTATATCCTGAGCGACAATGAAGAATGGCGAAATATTATTTTAAAGTCCACAGGTGACCAACTCGACGTCATCATCGGTGGGAAATCAGTTCTTGAATGCGCGAGTCAAATCGGCATTCCTGGTATTTATCTTGCCGGTACTGGTGAATCTTTAGAAGTAGCTATCCGCAGCGCAGAATCTCTCTACCATATGGCTGAGATCGAAAAGCATAACTATGCTCAGTTTTCTACTGTATTAGACAGTTCCTCTAATGGCATTATTAAATTAAGTGCCAGTGGCAAGCTGCTTATTATGAATAGGATTATGGAAGGGATTATTGGTCAAGACGCCAAGCAATTGATTGGCATGTCTGTAGGTCAACTTTTTACCGAAATCAGTTATGATAAAATTGTTGATGTGCTAGACGGCACTTCGGATAACTTTTCAACGCTCCTAACCTACCACGGCCAAGAACTGGTACTCATCGTAGAGCCTATTGTTGTTGAAAAAAAAATCGAAGGGGCTATTATGTCCTTTAACCGTCTGCGAAGACTTAATGTGGCTGATAAAGAAACCATGTCAAAACAATTTTTAAATGGCTACGTCGCTCATGCAACTTTTGATGATATCAGCAAAAATATGAAAGGACTGCGCCATGTCATTGAACGTGCAAAGCTCTACGCCCTGTCTTCCAGCCCTATGCTCGTCGAAGCCCTTTCTGGCCCCGAACTTGATATCATCACCCAAGGCATTCATAATTATGGCATGCGAAAAAACGGCCCCTTTATTATGATTAACATGGCCGGAATGACGGAAGATCAGCAAATCAAAGCGCTATTTGGTAATACTGAGACAAAAGAAAGCGGTGCGCTCCTTAATGCCGACCATGGAACGCTGGTGATCCAAAGCATTGACAAACTCAGTCTGCCCATCCAATATAACTTCATTAAAGCCCTTCGCACCAGACGGCTTGCACCAGATAACAATCCCTCCAGCTTCAAAGTATTTGACACCCGCATTATTGCCTGTACTGCCAAAAATCTGATGGAGCTTCGTAAAAACTTCCTATTCCGCTCTGATTTGTACTTTACTTTAAACTCACTCCGCTTAAGAATCTCCAACTTAAAGGACCGCCCGGAAGATGTTGCCTATCTCTTAACCACTTACATCAAACAGTACATGCAGCAGTACGCAAGATACCACGTCTTATCTGCTAGGGCCAAGAAAATTCTTCTCGAATATCCTTGGGAAGGAAACAGCATCCAGCTGCAATCCTTTTGTGAACGGATGATCCTTACCGCACAAAGTAGGAATATTACAGAAGAATATGTTCACTCGCTGCTCACTGAACTTTACCATAGCAGTTCCAGCATTTATGAGGAGCCCACAGTTGCAAAAACAAAAGAGGAGGAGTTGGCAGAAAAACGTGTAGACCCTATGTATGAACTCATTTATAAAACGCTCAAAAAATACAACGGCAGTCGCAAACTGGTTGCCAAAGAACTCCAAATCAGCACTACTACCTTGTGGCGAAAGATGAAAAAATATGGATTGACTGATATTTATTAAATGAGTTGTTAAGTTTAGATCTTACTTACGATTTTAGTCACCTTATCATGAATAGCATTGAAAAAGCTATTGGTTATGTTAAAATAATATTATCTATTTTACTGGAAGGAGAACAGTATGAAACTACTTGTTGAACAGTCATTAGATTGCAAGGAAACCGAAATTAAAATCACTTGTGGTCTGATGGATGAACGTTTAAAACGTCTTATAGAGCAAATCCGTCTGTTCTCTTTTTCTGTTAGAGCTGAAAAGGACGGCATGACAATTCCAATCCCATTGGAGGATATTTACTATTTTGACACCGTTGATAATAAGACATTTCTGTATATTGAGAAAGACGTGTACCGCTGTGATAAAAAACTATACGAACTTGAAATGCAGCTAGCAGATACACCGTTCATACGCATTAGTAAAAGCTGTGTTTTAAATACCTCTGTAGTACTCTCAATAAGAGCACACTTAAGCGGACGCCTAGAAGCCACCTTAAAAAACGGTGAGAAAGTCATCATATCCAAACACTACATAAAAGGCTTTCGAGATAAATTTGAGGAGTAGGAGGAAATGCAATGAAAAAAATATTGGTAATAACCTGTACCAGCTTTACTGCAATCGTATTGCTTTTTGCTTTATTCTCAACCTTTGATATGGTCCCGGAGTTGTCAAAAAGCATTATACTACAGCTGTTCGCTATGGCATCGTCAATTTCTGTACTAATGTTTATCAGCGACAAAATCGCACATAAATTAGATATTAACTCAATTGTCATTGATGCACTGATACGCGTGTTGATTTGCTATTTTGTTGTTTTTACAGAAGGCAGCTTATTTGGAATGTTCCCATTTGAATGGAAAGCCTTTGCATACATTAGCCCAGTTCTTATTCCAACATTTATCGCAACCTATGCTATTTACTATTTCACCCTTGTTGACTATGCCAATGAAATCAACGAACGTATAAAAAAGAAAAAAAACTATTTTTAAGCCGACGACATCAATGTTCGCCGGCTTTTTATTTTGCATTTTTATCATCATACTCTTCTATAAAGTCATCTTACTTTTGCTCTTATTGCAATGATAACTCTAGCTGATATGATAATGATATAGAGAAACACTCTATAAACTTGAATTATTCATCATCATAGAGTTGTTTCTCGCAATGATTACACATCTCTACGATTATGAATAACTAAAACTTAGGGATATGAAATCTATAGATACAAGAAAGGAGCATTTGAGATGTCACATATTATTAAAATTGAAAAACTGAAAAAGGCATATGGGGAGATTGAAGCCGTCAAAGAAATAGACTTTTATGTTGAAACGGGAAAACTATTTGCATTTCTCGGCCCTAATGGTGCTGGTAAATCAACAACAATTGATATTCTTTGTACTTTGCTAAAGCCAAGTGGGGGGCAAGTCATAATCGATGGCCATATTCTCGGTAAGGAGGATGATGCTATCAGAAATAAAATTGGCGTTGTGTTTCAAAACAGTGTACTTGATCCGCTTCTTAGCGTCAGAGAAAATCTCATTACACGGGCACATTTTTATGGGATGAACAAACAAGAAATTAAGGATGCCGTGCGCAGCGCTGCACTTGCAGCAGATGTTATCAGCTTTATTGACCGTCCCTATGGAAAATTATCAGGTGGACAACGACGTCGGGCTGATATAGCCCGTGCACTTATAAATACGCCCAAGATTTTATTTTTGGATGAACCTACGACAGGACTTGACCCTAAAACCAAAGAAAGCGTATGGCAAACGATATTTGAACTGCAGAAGAAAACAGGTATGACTATCTTTCTCACTACTCATTATATGGAAGAAGCAGCCACAGCGGATTACATCATCATTATTGATCATGGAAAAATCGTTGCAAAAGGTACCCCCTATGATTTGCAGGAACAGTACAGTTCTGATAGTCTGCGCATCAAGCCTAACAATAGAGATGCCCTTATACAATTGCTAACAAGCGCGCAGATGCCGTATATCGAGAAAAACGGCCTTATCCAATCCAATATTTTGAGTACAGTTTCCACTATCCCTTTCTTGGCAAAAGCAGCGCAGTTTATAGACAGTTTTGAAGTGATTCATGGTTCAATGGAGGATGTGTTTCTCAACATTACAGGAGGTGAAAAGTGATGCTCAATCTTGCGCAGCGTAATTTGAAAATATTTTTTCGTCAGAAAAGCACTGTGTTTTTCTCACTCTTAGGTATATTCGTTATTATAGGTCTATATGTTCTATTCTTAGGAAATGTTTGGATAGATTATATCCCCGAGAGTCTTCCTGAGGCCAGAAACCTTATGAACAATTGGATTATTGCAGGTATTGTTTCGGTGGCTTCTATTACAACAGCAATGGGGGCATTTGGAACAATGATTGAGGATAAAGTTCAAAAAACAAGCAAAGACTTCTATTCATCTCCCATTAAACGATCTCAGATCGTTGGCGGCTACATCTTAAGCGCATTGATCATCGGTTTCATCATATGCCTCATCACCTTTATTCTCGGTGAAACCTATATTATGATTAGCGGTGGGACTCCGTTGTCTTTTATTTCACTCGTTACTCTTTTAGGCATAATGTTCCTATCCGTTTTATCATCAAGCTGCCTTGTGTTTTTTATCGTCAGCTTCTTTGAAAGCACAAGTGCATTTGCAACAGCAAGCACAATTTTAGGAACACTTGTAGGCTTTTTAACCGGTATCTATCTGCCAATAGGTACTCTGCCTCAATCCGTACAATGGGTAATCAAGCTTTTCCCTGTATCTCATGCTGGTGCATTAATGCGTCAAGTCATGTTAAAAGAACCTATTGCTACCAGTTTTTTAGGCGTACCCGAAAACTATATTACGGCATTTAAAGAAATGATGGGGGTTACCTATACCTATGGCGACTATACTGCTACAGCTCTAGTACATATCCTTGTACTGATTGGTACGGCAGCTATTTTTTTCACCCTTGCCTTATGGAATATTTCACGCAAAAATTAAAATCCTATTTTCCTTTAATTATGATAAAAGCCTATCTTATCTGGTAATTTTATTTTACCAACGACAGATAGGCTTTATTAGATGTTATGATTGATATTAGCATAAAAGTTGGAAATCGTATTATATTGAATCAGTGCTTTTTAATTATTAGTGCCTATTTTCGTAAAATCTTCTCCATTGCTTTTCCCTTTGCTAACTCATCAATAAGCTTATCCAAATAGCGAATTTCCTTCATCGTCGGTTCTTCGATGTCTTCCACCCGAACACCGCAGACTACACCTTTTATTAAAGTCCGGGAAGGATTTAGCTTTGGTGCCTTCGCAAAGAAAGTCTCAAAGTCTGTCTGGTTTTCCAGCTGTGCTTCTAGCTCTTCCTGACTATAGCCGCTCAGCCAACAGATGATTTCATCGACTTCTGTTTTCGTACGTCCTTTTTTCTCTGCCTTCGTGACATAATGGGGATAAACCTTGGCGATACTCATTGTATAGATATGATGTTTGCTCATAATATATCCTCTCTTGTGTAGTTTTCTTTATTATATCAAGTGTAATAGTCGGGTTCAAACAAAAGCTGAAACCGCCTCGTTAACTGATCTTAGGGTAAAATAAAACATAACACCATGGTCTGTATTCCTTGCACCATAATTACTATCATGCAACTCCAGAATGTTCTTTACAATAGATAACCCCAGGCCTGTTCCTCCTGAGCTTCGGTTTCTTGATTCCTCTACCCGGTAAAACCTATCCCATATGTGATGCAGCTTGTCTTCCTGTATCTTCTCCCCTTCATTTTCAATGGCTATACAGATTGCATCTTCACTTTCTTTTTTAATATCAATGTTAATGGCTCCTCCATTACCAACATGCCTTATAGCATTACTAATAATATTGGTAACTACCTGCTCTATTCTTTTCTTATCTGCCCTAACCATAAACTCTTCAGGACCATAAGTATGATTTACTTTAATGTCTTTTTCTTCTAGCTGTTGGATAAATCTACTCTCTATCACCTGTATCAACGAATCTATATGAAAGTTTTCTTCTATTAGCATATAGGCCTTGGACTCTAGCCTAGATAAATCTAACATATCTAATACAAGGGTATCCATTTTCTCTATCTCTTCCAATATGACATCTAAATAATGGTCTTTTTTTTCAACGGCTATTTCATCCTTAAGTCCCTCAGTAAAGCCTCGCATGATTCCCAATGGAGTCTTTAACTCATGGGAAACACTAGCGACAAATTCTCTTCTCATTTTTTCTAATATCCGCTCTTTTTCTATTTCCACCTTAAGTTTTTCATTTGTATTCTGTAGGTTTCTCATATTCTTATCAAGATTTGAAGCC
This genomic window from Cellulosilyticum sp. I15G10I2 contains:
- a CDS encoding sigma 54-interacting transcriptional regulator — its product is MSGIALFVPDQDMYAQAENLIKNLKNNHISLLKLIHTEDATTEARNAIVDGINIIIARGRQAVEIKNNTNVTVTNIIVTAQELGLLIMKAKSLINKDHITIGLFGWGDMFCDTTYFEQLYNITLKRYILSDNEEWRNIILKSTGDQLDVIIGGKSVLECASQIGIPGIYLAGTGESLEVAIRSAESLYHMAEIEKHNYAQFSTVLDSSSNGIIKLSASGKLLIMNRIMEGIIGQDAKQLIGMSVGQLFTEISYDKIVDVLDGTSDNFSTLLTYHGQELVLIVEPIVVEKKIEGAIMSFNRLRRLNVADKETMSKQFLNGYVAHATFDDISKNMKGLRHVIERAKLYALSSSPMLVEALSGPELDIITQGIHNYGMRKNGPFIMINMAGMTEDQQIKALFGNTETKESGALLNADHGTLVIQSIDKLSLPIQYNFIKALRTRRLAPDNNPSSFKVFDTRIIACTAKNLMELRKNFLFRSDLYFTLNSLRLRISNLKDRPEDVAYLLTTYIKQYMQQYARYHVLSARAKKILLEYPWEGNSIQLQSFCERMILTAQSRNITEEYVHSLLTELYHSSSSIYEEPTVAKTKEEELAEKRVDPMYELIYKTLKKYNGSRKLVAKELQISTTTLWRKMKKYGLTDIY
- a CDS encoding LytTR family DNA-binding domain-containing protein, producing MKLLVEQSLDCKETEIKITCGLMDERLKRLIEQIRLFSFSVRAEKDGMTIPIPLEDIYYFDTVDNKTFLYIEKDVYRCDKKLYELEMQLADTPFIRISKSCVLNTSVVLSIRAHLSGRLEATLKNGEKVIISKHYIKGFRDKFEE
- a CDS encoding DUF3021 family protein, producing MKKILVITCTSFTAIVLLFALFSTFDMVPELSKSIILQLFAMASSISVLMFISDKIAHKLDINSIVIDALIRVLICYFVVFTEGSLFGMFPFEWKAFAYISPVLIPTFIATYAIYYFTLVDYANEINERIKKKKNYF
- a CDS encoding ABC transporter ATP-binding protein, whose product is MSHIIKIEKLKKAYGEIEAVKEIDFYVETGKLFAFLGPNGAGKSTTIDILCTLLKPSGGQVIIDGHILGKEDDAIRNKIGVVFQNSVLDPLLSVRENLITRAHFYGMNKQEIKDAVRSAALAADVISFIDRPYGKLSGGQRRRADIARALINTPKILFLDEPTTGLDPKTKESVWQTIFELQKKTGMTIFLTTHYMEEAATADYIIIIDHGKIVAKGTPYDLQEQYSSDSLRIKPNNRDALIQLLTSAQMPYIEKNGLIQSNILSTVSTIPFLAKAAQFIDSFEVIHGSMEDVFLNITGGEK
- a CDS encoding ABC transporter permease → MLNLAQRNLKIFFRQKSTVFFSLLGIFVIIGLYVLFLGNVWIDYIPESLPEARNLMNNWIIAGIVSVASITTAMGAFGTMIEDKVQKTSKDFYSSPIKRSQIVGGYILSALIIGFIICLITFILGETYIMISGGTPLSFISLVTLLGIMFLSVLSSSCLVFFIVSFFESTSAFATASTILGTLVGFLTGIYLPIGTLPQSVQWVIKLFPVSHAGALMRQVMLKEPIATSFLGVPENYITAFKEMMGVTYTYGDYTATALVHILVLIGTAAIFFTLALWNISRKN
- a CDS encoding DUF2200 domain-containing protein, which produces MSKHHIYTMSIAKVYPHYVTKAEKKGRTKTEVDEIICWLSGYSQEELEAQLENQTDFETFFAKAPKLNPSRTLIKGVVCGVRVEDIEEPTMKEIRYLDKLIDELAKGKAMEKILRK